A genomic window from Fusarium oxysporum Fo47 chromosome X, complete sequence includes:
- a CDS encoding amino acid/polyamine transporter I, whose translation MPRIFSLRSTLAIAFSITNTWIGYSATFVPPLLAGGGPAVVFCLVLACFACTVLALGLAELSSAFPSSGGQYHYAFMVSTEKYRAPVAFTVGWISILGWLFTTASTTVFCSQTSLVIASLYHPTYVWKPWQVWLVYVLITILSGVLIVMLPRWVPTAEKIFFFSSLLGLCVAFVTILATSSPKQPAKVIFAEWVNVTGWPDGLAFLLATGQAMYGFLGLDGATHIAEEMPNPERTVPKVIALIMAIGTVTSVPWSIALLFSTNNLDKVSAAAIPVFEVFMQAIRSQAAATFFTVWICFIYYGALVSCYVTSGRLIWAFSRDGGLPYSHIFSKIHPTLRVPVNATALAGVFMIVFGLLYVASTAAYNSIIGLAIMSTNITCALPQAILIIRGRSVMPKRYFDLGRITGTFCNVFASCYALLYTILFCFPLSLPVTAESMNYQAVVLVGTLALITVLWWGGKRKSFHGPVLEADGHIVSHHHEIPVKEN comes from the exons ATGCCTCGGATCTTCTCCCTTCGCTCTACATTGGCTATCGCATtttccatcaccaacacatGGATTGGATACTCTGCAACCTTTGTCCCACCTTTACTGGCTGGTGGTGGCCCAGCAGTCGTCTTCTGTCTTGTTCTGGCGTGCTTCGCCTGCACAGTCCTGgctcttggccttgctgaGCTATCTTCTGCCTTCCCTTCCAGTGGTGGCCAATATCA TTACGCATTCATGGTTTCGACCGAGAAGTACAGAGCCCCCGTGGCATTTACCGTTGGCTGGATCAGCATCTTAG GCTGGCTTTTCACCACTGCTAGCACTACCGTCTTCTGTTCTCAGACCTCGCTCGTCATTGCCTCCCTCTACCATCCGACGTATGTCTGGAAGCCTTGGCAAGTGTGGCTTGTCTATGTTCTCATCACAATCCTGTCCGGTGTCTTGATTGTGATGCTCCCCCGCTGGGTCCCCACTGCTGAGAAGatttttttcttctcatcccttcttggcctttgtgTTGCCTTCGTAACCATTCTTGCAACAAGCAGCCCAAAGCAGCCTGCCAAAGTGATCTTTGCAGAATGGGTTAATGTCACTGGATGGCCTGATGGCCTGGCATTTCTTCTCGCCACTGGCCAGGCCATGTATGGCTTTCTGGGCTTAGATGGCGCCACTCACATTGCTGAAGAGATGCCTAATCCCGAACGTACAGTTCCTAAGGTCATTGCCCTTATTATGGCTATCGGAACTGTTACAAGTGTCCCCTGGAGCATTGCCCTGCTATTCAGTACCAACAATCTCGATAAGGTCTCAGCGGCAGCTATTCCAGTCTTTGAGGTGTTCATGCAAGCTATCCGCTCTCAAGCTGCTGCCACTTTCTTCACTGTCTGGATTTGCTTCATCTACTACGGTGCCCTCGTCAGCTGTTATGTCACTTCCGGTCGACTCATCTGGGCCTTCTCTCGAGACGGCGGCCTTCCATACTCTCACATCTTTAGCAAGATCCATCCAACTCTCCGGGTGCCGGTCAATGCAACTGCGCTCGCGGGAGTTTTCATGATCGTGTTTGGCCTGTTATATGTTGCGTCTACGGCCGCATATAATAGCATTATTGGCTTAGCCATCATGTCAACCAACATCACTTGTGCTTTGCCGCAAGCTATACTCATTATCCGTGGACGAAGCGTCATGCCTAAGCGATACTTTGACCTTGGGAGAATCACTGGCACCTTCTGTAATGTCTTTGCCTCATGTTATGCACTGCTCTATACCATCCTTTTCTGTTTTCCCTTGTCGCTCCCGGTAACTGCTGAGTCGATGAACTATCAAGCTGTTGTGCTTGTGGGGACTTTGGCCTTGATTACTGTTCTCTGGTGGGGTGGCAAGAGGAAATCATTCCATGGTCCTGTCCTCGAGGCCGACGGTCACATAGTTTCTCATCACCATGAGATCCCAGTGAAAGAAAATTAG
- a CDS encoding Alpha/Beta hydrolase protein: protein MEHVALIALTAFTTFCFLLIAYYTLYPTDPQIIPSPLHISRSLPEEEIKNLPYQPDFFPGARDVETEYGSIRVYEWGPETGPKVVLIHGMSTCAMTLGPIAKALVSRGCRVLLFDLFGRGFSDGVGDLPYDIRLYTTQVLLVLASSPLSWTGSNSLRLIGYSLGGAIAASFAVDFPHMVSSLILLAPAGLIRSTDLGLTFWFLFKSGLVPKRVLHALMRVQLQSTTNSGGVKEQHSSPQETDKIPTDLWTASSSVNKLSLQEQVSAYMPWIVAHHRGFVPAFTSCARFSPLTDQHRVWRALGKRKVGSTAVIIGDADEVINTTWYEKNGLPLLGGQERVMWKVLPGSHDFVMTAPELIMREIDILWGLHA from the exons ATGGAGCACGTTGCGTTGATTGCCCTCACAGCCTTTACAACATTCTGCTTCCTTCTCATTGCTTATTATACTCTGTATCCAACTGATCCGCAGATAATACCCTCCCCCCTCCACATTAGTCGTTCTCTCCCCGAAGAGGAAATTAAAAACCTACCTTACCAGCCTGACTTCTTTCCGGGTGCCCGCGACGTTGAAACCGAA TACGGCTCCATCCGCGTCTACGAATGGGGACCGGAGACAGGGCCAAAAGTCGTTCTGATACATGGCATGTCCACTTGTGCAATGACACTGGGTCCTATAGCTAAAGCTCTAGTCTCCCGCGGTTGTCGGGTTTTGCTATTCGACCTCTTTGGTCGGGGGTTTTCAGATGGCGTCGGCGACCTGCCTTACGACATTCGCCTTTACACAACTCAGGTTCTACTCGtgctggcttcttctccactCTCATGGACAGGTTCAAACTCATTAAGATTAATTGGCTATTCACTCGGTGGAGCCATCGCTGCCTCTTTTGCCGTCGACTTTCCTCACATGGTTTCGAGCCTGATTCTGCTCGCTCCAGCTGGACTCATCCGCTCAACCGATCTAGGCTTGACCTTCTGGTTCCTGTTCAAGTCAGGTCTTGTACCGAAGCGTGTATTGCATGCCTTAATGCGTGTTCAATTGCAAAGCACTACGAACAGCGGTGGGGTAAAAGAGCAACATAGCTCACCTCAGGAGACTGATAAGATTCCTACCGATCTCTGGACAGCTAGTTCAAGCGTCAACAAGCTGTCACTTCAAGAGCAGGTGTCTGCGTATATGCCATGGATAGTAGCGCATCACCGCGGTTTCGTCCCCGCCTTTACATCCTGTGCGCGATTCTCGCCCTTGACGGATCAGCATCGGGTCTGGCGGGCGTTAGGGAAGCGAAAGGTGGGCAGCACAGCTGTAATAATTGGTGATGCAGACGAGGTTATCAACACTACGTGGTACGAAAAGAATGGGCTGCCACTACTCGGAGGCCAGGAGCGCGTAATGTGGAAGGTCTTGCCTGGCAGCCACGACTTCGTGATGACCGCGCCGGAGCTAATCATGCGTGAGATCGATATTCTTTGGGGGTTGCATGCGTAG